One window of the Oncorhynchus clarkii lewisi isolate Uvic-CL-2024 chromosome 19, UVic_Ocla_1.0, whole genome shotgun sequence genome contains the following:
- the LOC139374212 gene encoding prolyl hydroxylase EGLN3-like, with protein MPLLQHALDTDLERLALDLIVPSLLDQGFFYVDNFLGELVGHFVLDQVKELHSSGVLQDGQLAGPDRSCGISKRNIRGDKIAWVSGVERGCEAINILLTLIDKLVTHCIGRLGKSIIRERSKAMVACYPGNGTGYVKHVDNPNADGRCVTCIYYLNKNWNAEEHGGILRIFPEGKSYVADVEPLFDRLLFFWSDRRNPHEVLPSYATRYAVTVWYFDSEERAEAKRRFRDLTASTQDQDRRTL; from the exons ATGCCTCTTCTGCAACATGCATTGGACACAGACTTGGAGCGGTTAGCCCTGGACCTGATTGTCCCGTCCCTACTTGACCAAGGATTCTTTTACGTGGATAACTTCCTAGGAGAATTGGTTGGACACTTTGTTTTGGACCAAGTGAAAGAGCTGCACAGCTCGGGAGTTCTGCAGGACGGACAGCTAGCTGGTCCTGACCGGAGTTGTGGGATTTCCAAAAGGAACATTCGGGGTGACAAGATAGCCTGGGTCAGTGGAGTTGAAAGAGGGTGCGAGGCTATTAACATCCTCCTTACTTTAATCGATAAGTTGGTTACTCATTGCATCGGCCGACTTGGGAAAAGTATTATTCGAGAAAGATCAAAG GCGATGGTGGCGTGCTATCCAGGAAATGGGACGGGATATGTTAAACATGTGGACAATCCCAACGCTGACGGTCGCTGTGTCACCTGTATCTACTACCTGAACAAGAACTGGAACGCAGAG GAGCATGGAGGAATTCTTAGGATTTTTCCTGAGGGCAAATCCTACGTTGCAGATGTTGAGCCCCTGTTTGACAGACTGTTGTTCttctggtcagatagaaggaaTCCACACGAGGTGCTGCCGTCATATGCAACAAG ATATGCTGTAACAGTGTGGTATTTTGATTCAGAAGAAAGAGCAGAGGCGAAGAGACGGTTCAGAGACTTAACAG CCTCCACTCAGGACCAGGACAGAAGAACCCTGTGA